One Anaerolineae bacterium DNA segment encodes these proteins:
- a CDS encoding transglutaminase domain-containing protein gives MERREVPGEFRVIKYEVPDFRGDYHCMDYGDPNDARMVALRDEFGLEAVVAGVETEFEGFLALKRWVRSRWDHGYSHHSVEVKDGLDILRQAARGAQFACGHYARTFVDCACALGWPARVIGICIEHGEYPRDYNVGNVGHSVAEIWSNEHRKWVVMDPDVNVYYRRDGVPLNALEIRDAWLRREADQVEMIQDEPLFVIPGERALHELKRDGAYSSWTLEALPLLFERFGRHRVMDYYARVLINGWEWVDERVLPTFISHFSPHAVKPTGNPDHLYWSLNLVRLAATPSWEGGQSRLRIELEHCMPYFDHYEARLNGDGWLRVEESFDWPMHEGVNRLECRAVNVRGRPGPVSRMDVAHARALEW, from the coding sequence GTGGAAAGACGGGAGGTGCCGGGCGAGTTCCGGGTGATCAAGTATGAGGTGCCTGACTTCCGGGGCGATTACCACTGCATGGACTACGGCGACCCCAACGACGCTCGAATGGTGGCGCTAAGGGACGAGTTCGGGCTCGAGGCGGTAGTGGCGGGCGTTGAGACGGAGTTCGAGGGGTTCCTGGCCCTCAAGCGCTGGGTGCGCTCTCGCTGGGATCACGGCTACTCCCACCACAGCGTCGAAGTGAAGGATGGCCTGGACATCCTGCGGCAGGCGGCCAGGGGAGCGCAGTTCGCGTGCGGGCATTACGCTCGCACCTTCGTGGATTGCGCCTGTGCTCTGGGCTGGCCGGCCCGGGTCATCGGCATCTGCATCGAGCACGGCGAGTACCCTCGGGACTACAATGTGGGCAATGTCGGGCACAGCGTGGCGGAGATCTGGTCCAACGAACACCGCAAGTGGGTGGTTATGGACCCGGACGTCAACGTCTACTACCGCCGCGACGGCGTACCCCTCAATGCGCTCGAGATACGGGATGCCTGGTTGCGCCGCGAGGCAGACCAGGTGGAGATGATCCAGGACGAGCCGCTCTTCGTCATTCCAGGAGAGCGAGCTCTCCACGAGCTCAAGCGAGACGGGGCATACAGCTCCTGGACGCTGGAAGCCCTTCCCCTGCTCTTCGAGCGCTTCGGCAGGCATCGGGTGATGGACTACTACGCCCGGGTGCTGATCAACGGCTGGGAGTGGGTGGACGAGCGGGTGTTGCCCACGTTCATCAGCCACTTCAGCCCTCATGCGGTGAAGCCCACCGGCAACCCGGACCACCTCTACTGGAGCCTGAACCTGGTGCGTTTGGCGGCTACCCCCAGTTGGGAGGGAGGGCAGTCCCGGCTCAGGATCGAGCTCGAGCACTGCATGCCCTACTTCGACCACTACGAAGCCCGACTCAATGGAGATGGGTGGCTCCGGGTCGAGGAGTCGTTCGACTGGCCCATGCATGAGGGGGTCAACCGCCTGGAGTGCCGGGCGGTGAACGTACGGGGGCGGCCGGGGCCGGTGAGCCGGATGGACGTAGCCCACGCTCGCGCGCTGGAGTGGTAA
- a CDS encoding sugar phosphate isomerase/epimerase — protein sequence MKVALHSISYAGLFYRGPGLSLEEIIPKAAALGYEGVEVMGKAPVCSPFDFDERRAQRAVELAREHGVDLCFFAGYFDLNRPDRVEREKELVFARESLRLAGQLGCPYVRVYAGGDHVYEGATLWQQWDWTIEGITRLLPVAQEAGVRLALEVHTGVAQNVDTIRAMMLEVGWDAVDICLDAPLLYLRGEPIAESVRLFGGKIVHSHATDLEILPPMIRYHDVRGLAMSESPRVASRLMGQGKVPQEEFMRACYQVGYDRYFAYEVCTPFTVEHRPPTMEDVDRMVAQAAGWLKDKRDAIVKEAM from the coding sequence ATGAAGGTGGCACTGCACTCGATCAGCTATGCCGGCCTGTTCTATCGGGGGCCGGGCTTGAGCCTGGAGGAGATCATACCCAAGGCGGCCGCCCTCGGCTATGAGGGAGTGGAGGTGATGGGCAAAGCACCCGTGTGCTCGCCCTTCGACTTCGACGAACGGCGGGCGCAGCGGGCGGTGGAGCTGGCGCGGGAGCATGGTGTTGACCTGTGCTTCTTCGCTGGGTACTTCGACCTCAACCGCCCGGACCGGGTCGAGAGGGAGAAGGAACTCGTCTTCGCCCGCGAGAGCCTGCGGCTGGCGGGGCAGCTGGGATGCCCCTATGTCAGGGTGTACGCGGGCGGCGATCACGTGTACGAGGGAGCCACGCTCTGGCAGCAGTGGGACTGGACCATCGAGGGCATCACCAGGCTCCTTCCAGTGGCCCAGGAGGCAGGGGTGCGTTTGGCGCTGGAGGTTCACACTGGAGTGGCCCAGAACGTGGACACCATCCGAGCCATGATGCTGGAGGTGGGGTGGGATGCGGTGGACATCTGCCTGGATGCCCCGTTGCTCTATCTGCGTGGCGAGCCCATCGCCGAATCGGTGCGCCTGTTCGGGGGCAAGATCGTCCACTCTCATGCCACCGACCTGGAGATACTGCCTCCCATGATCCGCTACCACGACGTCCGCGGGCTGGCCATGAGCGAGTCTCCCCGAGTGGCCAGCCGCCTCATGGGACAAGGCAAGGTGCCCCAGGAGGAGTTCATGCGCGCCTGCTACCAGGTGGGCTACGACCGCTACTTCGCCTACGAGGTGTGCACTCCGTTCACGGTGGAGCATCGCCCTCCGACCATGGAGGACGTGGACCGCATG